One Penaeus vannamei isolate JL-2024 chromosome 38, ASM4276789v1, whole genome shotgun sequence genomic window, TACATTTTCTTTGGTGGAAAAGGGCAGACTAAAGTATATCTTTCTCcgatgaaaaggagaggaaaaaatatgaaaaagaagaaaaggaggaggaaaattaacaacggtagatacatagagagacagacaccaaACCGATTAGATATTTAGAGAGCATAAGCAGAAATGTGAGCCGAGAGATAAGATAAACTTTATGCAAATCACACTTTTCACATTAAAAGTATGAATAAAAGCAAGATACGTCTTCACAAACCCCgttgcccacacaaacacacacacacacacacacacacacacacacacacacacacacgcacgcacacacgcacacacacacacacacacacacacacacacacacacgcacacacacacacacacacacacagatatgtatatatatatatatatatatatatatatatatatatatatatatactatatatattatatatattatatatattcccacCCAACAAAACCATATACGCGACCccaccacacacatacccacccccatccctacaaacacacacacacacacacacacacacacacacacatccacacacacacacacacacacacacacacacacacacacacacacacacacacactctctctctctctctctctctctctcctctctctctctctctctctctctctctctcacacacacacacacacacacacacacacacacacacacacacacacacacacacacacacacacacacacacacacacacacacacacacacatacacatctccctctctctctccttctcctctctctctctctctctctctctctctctctctctctctctctcactctctctcctctctctgcctctctctctctgctctctctctccctcacacacacacacacacacacacatacacacacgtattctctctctcttttctctctctctctctctctctctctctttctctctctctctctctctctctctctctctctctctctctctctctctctctctctctctctctctctctctctgtctctctcacacacacacacacacacatacacacgtattctctctctctctctctctctctctctctctctctctctctctctctctctctctctctctctctctctctctctctctctctctctctctctctctctctctttctctctccctctctgtctctctctcacacacccacacacacacacatacacgtattctctctctctctctctctctctctctctctctctctctctctctctctctctctctctctctctcactcactctctctctctctctctctctctctctctctctctctctcactctctcactatctctctctccctctctctctctctctccctgtctctctctctccctccctccctctccctccctctctctctctctctctctctctctctctctctctctctctctctctctccctccctcccctcctccctccctccctcctcctccctccctctctctctctctcacacccacacccaccacccaccccccacccccctcccccaccaccaacctTATGGAACGACCCCGAGCTCCCGCAGACGAGGAAGGACAGCGCATACAGGGGCGCCGTGAGCATGGACGTCCCAGCGATGACCCAGCCGAGTGCCTGAGCCCAAGCGGGGAGCTCGACCCCGCGGTAGCTCACGGGCGAACTCCGGGCGAAGATGTTGACGAAGATGAACTGTTGAGAGAAAgaaggcggtgggggagggggaagggagagagggtgaaagagggtgggatgggaggaaggggaggggggggagggggtgaaagagggcgggggaggtgggggagggggtgaagaagggcggcggggggtggggggtgaaagtgaggggatgggaggaagaggtaagaggaaagggagaagtgggggtggtgaaagagggtgagagaggagaagggtgaaagagggcagatgggaggaaggggaagagagtggggaggtgcagaaggggagggagtgagggaggaaggagggatgggaagaaagggaggagggggatgggaggagggagggaaggaatggagataggagagagaaaggagggaagaggcgggaggagaggagaggagtagggaggagggtgaaaggagggatgaggagtagggagaaggaaggagagataaagacaagaggaggaaagggagtgggggtgaaggtgagAAGATGGTGAAGACGTGGAATAGGaggtgaggggatagggagaagtgggaagagaaggaaaagggaagggagaagatgaagaaggaagaggaagggttagaggagagaaaaagaggagaagaaaggaggggagatggaggaaggaaagaggaagggagaaggaggaaaggagaagaggaaggaggagaaataaaggaaagaagggcaggggtagaaagagggaatgaaaaggaagaggaggaggaggagatatgaattaaggagggggatgggaagaaaggaaaagacgtgggagagaaggaaagggagtggggagaaagggaaaaggagcaggaggagatatgaaagaaagaagaggtggagatagtagggaagaaaggaagaagaagaggaggaatggaagaaggggagaaagagggaggtgaagaggagtagagagggaagagaacaaggaaaaataagcaggaggaagagaagaagaggagaaggggaaggaaggtggaacgAAGGCAAGATATggaaagtgaaaaggaggaggggagaaggaaggaggaaggaggtatgatgaagggaggaggaagaggataaggtggGAAAAGTGGTAACGGAAGGGAAAATAGTAAAGGGtaggagaaggcaaaggagaagagaaagaataggagagagggtaaggattgatattatataagtataacgttaatatatattcatatgtacaggtataacaaaaatatatagacataacaAGAATATACAGGTAGattaacaatatatatgaaatataggagatgggagaaagagagagagagaaagagagcataaaacagagggagagggaaagagagagagagagagagagagagaatttgcttTAGCGGAAAAATCGCCAAAATAATAATGTCTATCAGCtcgtccgcctgtctgtctgtgtttatctgtctgtctttatctgagCACTTCAGAGATACAGAAAAGATACCCATACTCACTGCCAGCACAGACGGTGTGATGGCTAACCAAGTTACGTACCAAAAATATGGTACAACCTTTCCTGTCATCATCTGTATGTCTCTTATCAGACGACCAACAcctgtagaagaaaaaaaatatatatatggttttgaaATATGAGGATTAGTTACCTGGCGATAGGAATTGAGATTAAAAACAACAAGGAAGATGGCAGAAGTGGTAAATAAACGTGATTTTGAAAGTTATGAATGTGGCAGGGGgttatttcattacttttatgaatataattgaaattaatgtaatctttcattgccattattattacttttgggagttttgttatcatcattactcttcttGTGATTATTGTCTTTATGGTCATTATTCCcatcagaattattgttattattatatacatgatcgttatttttatcatcattatttctgtccctatgtcattattattattgttgttgttgttgttattattgtttatttttttattactatcatcatcaccatcattatcatcatcatcattattgatatccttaacattactattactatcattattataattttattactatcattttattaatattattaacatcattatgactAGTAGCAGTATCaatctcatcattatcaaataGCATTACAGTCGTTATAACTATCAGCATCACAAACAcagacgacaaaaacaacaacaacaatactcatAATCCTTTTTCCACTCACCGTAAGAATATCCGAAGACGAGCATTTCACAAAGGCCCACGAAGATGAAGGTGTAGGGGGCGCAGTAGGTGTCCAGGAGTTGGATCACGTACATTCCTCCCTGTAAAGTGTAAACAACGATTTTTGGGTGTGTTTGGaatgtttttgttggtggtggtgttggtggtggttttcTTTCCGCCCTGTGAAGTGTAAAcaacgatttgtgtgtgtgtttgtttgtttggaatgtttttgttggtggtggtgttggtggtggttttcTTTCCGCCCTGTAAAGTGTAAACAacgatttttgggtttgtttgtttagattttttttttttttttgtggtggtggttTTCTTTCCGCCCTGTAAAGTGTAAACAACgctttgtgggtttgtttgtttgtttgtttagaaggtttttgtttgtggtggtggtggtggttttctTGGGAACTTGgtggagatttttgttttttcttagatTTAGATATGGTTTACGTTCCTTTAGATATATGACATGCCATGCGCGATCCACTAGTTTTATATTAATGGGCTTATGTTTTGAAGGAATAAATTGCTTGAGATGTGGATGGATAAGTAGGCATATGTGAATGAAACATACCTAATTACTCAAAGAAACTCTAAAAATAACCAAAGTCATGTATATTTTCCTGAATTCATACACATAGTTATATAGATACAggctacaaacacaaacacacacacacacactctctcctacacaatcacacacacactcacaatcacacacacacacacacacacacacacacacacacacacacacacaattgcacacacacacacaccctcaccctctctctctctctctcacacacacccaaacacacacacgcacacacacacacacacacacacacacacacacacacacacacacacacacacacacacaccctcacctcctcaccctcacacacacaccctcaacccccccacacacacacactcaaacacaacacacacatacacacacacacacacacacacacacacacacacacacacctcatcctcacacacacctcaccctaaccccccccccccatcaaacacaacactacaaatacacacacacacacacacacacacgcacgcacacacaccctcaccctcacaccccccctcacccacgcacacacaccctaaccctccccccccccacacacacaccctcactcaaacacacaacacaccctcACATTTGCCCTCTGACCCCTCACCCAACGCCAGACAATCCCTGACCTTCGTGCAGCAGCTGAGAGCCACGAGACACAGGCCGACGCAGAAGGCGAGCGTGACCCAGGTCCTGGAGTGGCGGAGGCGTGGGAAAGCATCTGTGACCGTGAGAACCATAGACTCCATCTCGGCGAactggagtggagggggagagaagggggagaaagggggggagggggggagagaagggggagaagagagggagggggaggggttaggatttggtgttttgttttttatgattttaaagttttggtattgttatttttttggatATTGGTATAAGTGTTatttgtggttggtggtggttattttatcgttattttataactttttctgttactgttattattattgctattattattatcattatcattattgttattattattatcattgctattatcattattattataattatcattgttattattattgttgttattattatcattgttgttattattgttattatcattatcattattattattattattgtaagcttTTGTAGTTGTTGCGGTAGtattcatttactattattaacattatttcttatcatcttgatcattatcatttatcattattatcattattattgtttctattaccattatcattattattatgggtatcgttattattattaccatcattattatcatcattatgatttttattcagtattactattagtatcatcatcatgattattatcttttttcggtttcgttatcattatccctatacataatataatcatatcattatttctaccttTTGTTAACCTTATCAAAATATTGCCATCAAAtctgctatttatttattat contains:
- the LOC138859774 gene encoding sodium- and chloride-dependent glycine transporter 2-like — translated: MESMVLTVTDAFPRLRHSRTWVTLAFCVGLCLVALSCCTKGGMYVIQLLDTYCAPYTFIFVGLCEMLVFGYSYGVGRLIRDIQMMTGKVVPYFWYVTWLAITPSVLAFIFVNIFARSSPVSYRGVELPAWAQALGWVIAGTSMLTAPLYALSFLVCGSSGSFHKRLSTGLGPSDDWGPGLERFRTLWAEYCSRNPLRHRLLHPGPPVDQCYQLKHVDNAEPCERLINEGTEQLPFTPEEVKICQV